In the genome of Telluria mixta, the window GACCATGACACCGACCAGCACGGCCAGTGCGAGAGAGTGGAAGAAGACGAAGCGCAGGATGTCGCCTTCGTGGTTGATCCAGCGCGTGGCCGTGGAGGCGACGACGATGGACTGGGCATCGATCATCTTGCCCATGACGCCGCCGGAACTGTTCGCGGCGCCCATCAGGTTCGGGGCCAGGCCGAGCTGCTCCGCCGCGACCTTCTGCATGCCGCCGAACAGCACGTTCGACGCGGTGTCGGAGCCCGTCATCGCCACGCCGAGCCAGCCCATGAGGGTGCCGAAGAACGGATACAGCGCGCCCGTGTTGGCGAAGGCGAGGCCCAAGGTCGTGTCGGTGCCGGAGTAGCGCGTGAGCGTGCCCAGCGCCAGCATCAGCACGATGGTCAGCAGCGAGTAGCGCACGAGCCACAGGGTGCGGAAGAACGTGCGCACGATCGCACCCAGGCTGTAGTGCATGAACAGCGCGCCGACGATGGCCGACAGCAGGATGCCGGTGCCCGTCGCCGACAACAGGTTGAACACATAGATCGCGGATTCAGGCTCGGCGTGCGGCACCACCGGCGGCACGCGCATGACCGCGTTATGCAGGCCATCCATCGGGAACTTCGGCGCGAACAGGGTATTGAAATACGCCTTCACCGGCGGCAGGCCCCAGATGAAGACGAACACGGTCAAGATGAGCCACGGCGTCCAGGCGCGCACGATCTCCGCCCGCGAATACCGTTCGGCGCTCTCGGCGCGCCGGGGCGCGGTCTCCGTCTCGCGGCCCTTCAGGCTGGCCGACGTCCACACGGTCTTCGGCTGCCACACGCGCAGGAACAGGATCAGCGACGCCATCGACACGAGCGCGGCGATGATGTCCACCAGTTCCGGACCGATGAAGTTCGACACGAGGTATTGCGGGATCGCGAACGACAGGCCCGTCACGAGGATCGCGGGCCAGATGTCCCACATCGCCTTGCGGCCGGCGAACGCCCAGATCAGCCAGAACGGCACGAGCAGCGAGAAGAACGGCAACTGGCGGCCGATCATGGCCGTCACTTCCATCAGGTCGTAGCCGTGCACCTTGGCCAGCGTGATCACGGGCGAACCGAGCGCGCCGAATGCGACCGGCGCCGTGTTCGCGATCAGCGACAGGCCGGATGCGGCCAGCGGAGAAAATCCGAGCCCGATCAGGATGCCGGCCGTGACCGCGACCGGCGTGCCGAAGCCCGCCGCACCCTCGAAGAACGCGCCGAAGCAGAACGCGATCAGCAGCAGTTGCAGGCGGCGGTCGTTCGTGATGCCGGACAGCGAGGCCTGCAGCACCTTGAAGCTGCCGTTCTGTTCGCACAGCTGCTGCAGGAAGATGATGTTCAACACGATCCAGCCGATGGGCAGCAGGCCCGTGAAACCGCCGAGCAGCGCGGCCTTGCCGGCCATGGCGGCCGGCATCGAGTAAGCGAAGACGGCGACGCAGAACGCGGCGACCAGGCCAAGGGCCGCGGCGATGTGTGCCTTGATGTGGAAGAACCCGAGCGCGGCCAGCATCACCACCACAGGAATCGCGGCCAGCAGGGTCGATAGGGCCATGCTGCCGAACGGATCATAAATCTGTTGCCATACCATCTAAGTCTCCTTGATTGACTGAATTTTTTATATTTAGGGCTGGCCTCGCTCGCGCAGCAGGTCGGCCAGGCTGCGCGGCGCCGGTTTGAGGGGGGTTCGGTATTTGGTCCAGCCCAGTTGCTGCGTCGGCGCCAGCACACGCAGCCGCGTGGCCGCCCAGCGGAACATCCGGTAGACGCCCGGCCGGGCGAACGCGCCGCGCCAGAAGCGCCACACGAGGCGTTCGCCGCGGCTGTATTTCGCGCCCTGCCCGCGCAGCGGATGTTCGACCTCGGCGCCGGGATTCCGGTTCGCCTCCGTGCGCAGGCGCACGAGCAGTTGCGGGATCGGGATGCGCACGGGGCAGACGTCGCCGCACGCGCCGCACAGGCTCGACGCCGTCGCCAGGTCCGCCGTGGACTCCAGTCCCAGCAGATGCGGCGACAAAATCGCGCCGATCGGCCCCGGATACGTCGTGCCGTACGCATGCCCGCCGATGCGGCCATAGACGGGGCAATGGTTCATGCACGCGCCGCAGCGGATGCACTGGAGTGTCGCGCGCAGCTCCTCGTCGGCATAGGCCTGGGTGCGGCCGTTGTCCAGCAGGACGAGGTGCAGTTCGCGCGGACCGTCCAGTTCACCCGCGCGGCGCGGGCCGGAGATCAGGTTGAAGTACGTGGTGACGGCCTGTCCGGTCGCGGAACGGGTCAGCAGGCTCGCGAGCGGCACGATGTGTTCCAGCTTTTCCACGACCTTCTCGATGCCCATGATGGCGATGTGCACATCCGGCACGGTGGTCGACAGGCGGCCGTTGCCCTCGTTCTCCACGAGCCACAGCGTGCCCGTGTCGGCCGCGGCGAAGTTCACGCCCGACAGGCCGATGTCCGCCTCGACGAACGCATTGCGCAGCGTATGGCGTCCCGTCTGGATCAGGCGGTCGACGTCTTCCGTGTATTCCGTGTCCGGGATGTGCTCGGCGAACAGCGCGCCGATGTCGGCGCGGGTCTTGTGAATCGCCGGCATCACGATGTGCGACGGCTTTTCGCCCGCCAGCTGGACGATGTACTCGCCCATGTCCGATTCCAGACACGCGATGCCGCGCGCTTCGAGGTAGTGATTGAGTTCGATCTCCTCGCTCGCCATCGACTTGCCCTTGACGATGTTCTTTGCGCCGCGCGCGGTCGCGATGCCGTGGATGATCGCATTCGCTTCCTCGGGCGATGCCGCCCAGTGGACCGTCGCGCCTGCCGCCGTCAGCTTCGCTTCCAGCCGTTCCAGCAGCGCGGGCAGTTGCGCCAGCGCGTTCTTGCGCACCGCTTCGCCGAGGTCGCGCAGGCGCTGCAGCTCGTCATCGTCGCCGAACTGGCTGCGGCGCTTGTCCTGCAAGAAGGTCATCGCGCCTTTGAAACTCTGGCGCAGCTGGGCATCGTCCAGCGCGGCGCGGCTGCGTTCGTGGAAATCCTGCGGTGGGACGAACTGCAACGGGGACGTGGTCATGCCGGCTCTCCGGTAACGATGACGACCCACGTCCAGCGCGGACCGTGCGCGCCGAAGGCCAGGGTCTGCTGGATGTCGGACGTGCGGGACGGCCCCGTCGCCAGCACGAGATTGGTCGGCATGCCGTCCTGCCAGCGCTCCGTGTGCAGCGCCTGGTGCAGGTCGGCGTGCAGGGTGTGCGCGTACACGAGCGCGATGTGCAGCGGCGGCACCAGCGACACGGTGCGCGGAGAAATCGCATCCGGCGCGAGCACCAGCGTGCCGGTGGCGGCGATGCCGGAACGGGCGACCGTGAACCCCGCGTCGACGGTGCCGAACAGTTCCGCTTTCCAGTGTTCCAGCGGGCGATCGAACGCGATCGGTTCGACATTCGCCGGCAACGCGGCACGCAGGGCGCGGCCTTCCGGTGTCGCCGCATCGACGACGATGCGGCGCACGCCCGCGTCGACGATGCGTTGCGCCAGCAGCGCGGGCCATTCGCCGGCGCCCGCGCACCACGCCTGCGCACGCACGGCCTCCAGCGCGGCCTGCATGCGCCGCGCGAGGACGTTCTGCGACGTGTCGTCGCGGCGCGTATCGAAGTGCGCGGCGATGCGGCGTTCGAGATCGTTGATGCCGGCACCGTGCGGCGTGGCAGCGCGCAGGCGGCCCAGGATGCGGTCGCGCGCGTTCATGCCTGTTCTCCCACACCGCCAATCCGGCGCCACAGGAAGCTGGCGAGGTGTTCGACGGCGAGCGGCGCGCCCTGGTGCTGGGCGGCGTGGCCGATGTTGAGCAGGCAGGCGCAATCGGCCGACACGACGCGGCGGCATCCGGTCGCGCGCATCGACGCGACCTTGTCCGTAACCATCGCGCCGGAAATGTCCGCGTGCTTCACCGCGAACGAACCGCCGAAGCCGCAGCATTCGGATTCGCGCTCGTGCTCCACGCGCGTCACGCCGGGCACCGCGTCGACCAGCGCGACGCCGTGGGCCCGCGTGCCCATCTCGCGCCGCGCGGAACAGGAGGTGTGCAGGACAACATCTTCGGAGACGACCGGCGCTCCGGCCGGCATGGTCCACTCCAGCACGTGCAGCAGGAAGGCGCCGAACTCGTACACGCGCTCCGCCACGGCCTGCGCCTGTGCGCCGAGCACGGGATCATCGCGAAACAGTTCGGGCCAATGCTTGCGCATCATGCCCGCGCACGAGCCGGAGGGGACGATGATGGGCCAGGGTTCGGGAAACAGATCCAGCTGGGCGCGGGCGACGGCGCGCGCCTCGTCCGGATTACCGCTGCTCCACGCGGGCTGTCCGCAGCAGCTCTGGCCGCGCGGATAGTGAACAGTGACGCCGGCCGCTTCCAGCACGCGCACGGCGTCGAGCCCCGCCTGCGGCATGAACAGGTCGATGACACACGTACCGAACAGATACACGTTGCGAGTCATGCATTGCCTCCAAGAATTCATTGTCTTTTTTCTTTTGGTCGGCAGATCTTTCCAGTATTCTGAGTGCATCACAAACTGGTTGGGCCAGAGAAGGAGAAGTCGTGGGACAGGTCAAGTCGGTCACCAGCAAACTTGAAGAGGCATTGCTTGAGGGCACTTTCCCGGCCAATTCGAAGCTGCCGTCGGAGCGCGAACTGGCCGAACGTTACGGCGTGTCGCGCAACACCGTGCGCGAGGCGATCCAGCAACTGGGCGCGCGCGGGCTCGTGCGCATCCGGCCGCGCAGCGGCGTGTTCGTGTCCGACCAGTTGCGCACGGGCGCGACGTCACCGTGGGGCCAGCTGATCGCCGACAGCCCCGCGCGGCGCGAAGACATCCTGGAATTCCGGCGGGTGCTGGAAGGCGCCACCGCCTACTTCGCCGCCCTGCGCGGCACGGACGAGGACCTGGAGCGCATCCGCAGCGCGATGGCGCGGCTCGACCAGGCGCGCCGGGACAGCAACCATGCCGCCGAATCGCGCATCGACGTCGAGCTGCACGAAGCGATCGCCCAGGCCTCGGGCAACAGTATGTTCCTGCACCTGCACAGCAGCGTCACGAAGATGATGCGCGAGCACATCATCCGCAACGTCGACGGCTTGCGCGAACTGAACCAGTCGGTGTCGGAAATCCTGGCGTGGCAGCACCGCACGGTCTGCGACGCGATCTGCGCCCGGCGCCCGGAAGAAGCACGCACGGCGATGCAGACGCACATCGACTACGTGCGCAGCCGGTTCGACGCGGACGAGGGATAGACGACGCTGGTTGGGCCAGCGCCGTTCGTCGTCGGTTGCAACCCTCCGGCCCTCGAAAAATGCAGTTTGTCGCAGTCCGATGGAGCGGATCGGGACGTATGGATACAGTACGACCATCCGATCAACGAGAACCTCAAAGGACTCATCATGAAAAAGACCGCCGCCATCATCATCCTGTTCCTGTTCGCCCTGCTCGTCTGGAACGTCTTCACGTTCGGCGACAGCGTCGTCAGCATCGGCGACGAGGATTTCGGCGGGCCGCTGGGCGCCGTGCTGGCGACGGTCTTCGCGGGCGGCGGCATGCTGCTGGCCGGACTGATCATGCTGTTCGTGGGCGCCGTGCTGGCGGTGGTGTTCGCCGGCGTGGGCATCCTGTGCATCGGCGGCCTGGCCGTCGGCGCCTGCGTGCTGGCCCTGATGATCTCGCCGCTGCTGCTGCCGCTGCTGGTGCCCCTCGCGATCGTGTGGTTCTTCGTCAGCCGCTCGCGCAAGCACCGTTATATGCAACAGGCAGTCTAAATGCCCTCCACCAGCCGCATCGCGAACACGATCGGCAACCCGGCCGCGATCACCTTCCTCGCGGCCGCGCCGTGGTCATACGGCACCCTGAAATACTGGATGTCACGCGCGGCGTCGTCGAAGACGGCGTAGCACGCCGCGTTGTTCTGGTCGCGCGGCTGGCCCACGGCGCCGGGCAGCACGAGGTACTGGTGCTGCGGCTGCAGCGCGATGGATTCGCCGGCCTGCGGCACGTGGCGGCCCATGCGGCCATCGTCGGCGCGGCGGTACAGCGCGGGCGCGTGCACGTGGCCGGAAAACACGATGCGGCTGCCGCTGGCGCGGATGCTGCGCTCGGCCTCCTCGATCCCCGTCACGTATTCCCACCGCTCCGGCGCGTGCGCGCTGGCGTGCACGAAGCACGCGTTGCCGTGTCGTTGAATGAGGGGCAGCGCGGCCAGGAACGCCAGTTGTTCCGCATCCAGCTGGCCGCCGGTCCAGGCGATGACTTCGCGGGCTTCCGCATGCATGCGCGGGTTCGGAGGCCGCGTGACCGCAACATCGTGATTGCCCTGCACCGCGACGGCGCCCCGCTCCACGTACTCCATTACCGTGCGCACGACCCAGGCCGGATCGGCGCCATAACCGACGAAGTCACCGGTGAACGCGTACTGGTCGACGTGCTGGCGTTCCGCATGCGCGAGGCAGGCTTCCACCGCCTCGCGGTTCGCGTGCAGGTCGGTCAGCAGGGCGAGGCGCATATCAGCCGCCTGCGCGCTCCCGCGCGTACTGTTCATAGCCGCGCGCGCGCAGCTCGCAGGCCGGGCACTTGCCGCAGCCATGGCCCCAGGCGTGCGGGGCGCCCCGTTCGCCCAGGTAGCAGGTGTGCGTTTCGAAGCGGATCAGGTCGACGAGCGCTTCGCCGCCGCACTGCTCCGCCAGCTGCCAGGTCTGCTTCTTGTCGATCCACATCAGCGGCGTCTCGACCTTCAGGCGCGTGGCCATGCCCAGGTTCAGCGCAACCTGCAGCGCCTTCATCGTGTCGTCGCGGCAGTCCGGGTAGCCGGAAAAATCCGTCTCGCACATCCCGCCGACCAATACGGTCAGGCCGCGGCGGTACGCGACCGTCGCCGCCACGGTCATGAACAGCAGGTTGCGGCCGGGAACGAAGGTGTTCGGCAAGCCGTTGGCCTGCATCTGGATCTCGACGTTGCTGGTCAGCGCGGTGTCGGAGATGCGCGAGATCAGCGACAGGTCGATCAGGTGATCCTCGCCCAGGCGCTGGTCCCACGTGGCCGACAGCGCGCGCATCTTGGCGAGCACGGGCGCGCGCACGTCCAGTTCGATCGCGTGGCGCTGGCCATAGTCGAAGCCGATGGTTTCCACGTGCTCGTAGCGTTCCAGGGCCCAGGCGAGGCAGGTGGTGGAATCCTGTCCTCCGCTGAACAGGACGAGGGCGGTATCGGGTTGGTGCATGATGGGTTCCTGTAATGACGTCGTCGTCGCTGAGTCGTCCGCCATCGTATTTGACAATCAGTTAAGATGTGCCCGGCATATTGACGAATGGAGCGACATGATTTCCGCACGACCCGACCCATGCACGGCGATGGCGCCGGCGCGACCACGAATTTTGGCACAAATCGTGCTGGCCGTGAACGCGCTGCTCCTCGTCCCGGTCGCGGCCGCGCAGGATCAGCCGCCTCCCGAGGCGCCATCCCGGGCCATCGATTACGACGTGCGCATCGATGCGCCGCGCCAGTTGCGCGACCTGCTGGAGAATAACCTCGACCTGATGCGCTGGCGCGGCAACCCGCGCCTCGACATGGAACAACTGCTGCGTCTCGTGCGCACGACGCCCGAGCAGATCAAGACCCTCGTCGCCACCGAAGGCTATTACACGCCGAAGGTGTCCGCCGACCTCGACACATCGGGTGCCAAGCCGCGCGCACTCGTCGACGTCGAGCCGGGCGAGCCGGTCGTCGTGGGCGACGTCGATATCGAACTGCGCGGCTTCGTCCCGTTCGACAAGGGCAGCGCTCCCATCGACGCGGCCGCCCTCCGTAACCGCTGGACCCTGCCCGTCGGCGCGCGCTTCCGCACGGCCGACTGGGAGGCGGCCAAGCGCGGCCTCGTGCGTCAGGTGGCGCAGTCGCGCTTCCCGCGCGCGCAACTGCTCGATTCTTCCGCCACCGTCGATCCGGACACGCACCGCGCGCTGCTCAAGGTCGTCATCGACAGCGGCCCGGACGCGCGCTTCGGCGGTCTCAAGATCGAGGGCCTGCAGCGCTATCCGGCCAGCGTGGTCACGAACCTGAACACGATCCGCCCCGGCGACGAATACAACGAGGCCGCGCTGCAGGCGCTGCAGGGCCGCCTGCAGGACACGGGCTATTTCGCCAGCGTAGAAGTGAGCGCCGACATGTCGTCCGTGATCGCGTCGCAGGTGCAGGACCTGAAGGAAAACGAGGGTGCGACGCCGCAGCCGCCGAGCGGCCCCGCCACGTTGCCTGTGCTCGTGCGCGTCACGGAGAACAAGCGCAAGAACGTGGCGCTCGGCGTCGGTTTCTCGACCAACACGGGCGCCCGCGCGCAGGCGGAGTACGACGACCTGAACGTGTTCGGCAAGCGCATGAAGAGCAACGTGCTGTACGAACAAAAGCACCAGGCGGCCAAGGCCGATTTCTACCTGCCGACGACGACGGGCGGCTACAACAACAGCTTCGGCGCGGGCTACGACCGCCTGGACGCCAACGGCCAGATCACGCGCACGACGAGTATCCACGCCAAGCGCGCGTGGGGCTCGCCGCTGCTGGAAAAGACGCTCACGCTGGAAGCGCTGACCGAACAGGTGACCATCGACGACCTGCCGACGACGCGTGTAAAGAGCGTGCCGCTGACGTTCTCGATCACGAAGCGCAAGCTGGACAGCCTCGTGCAGCCGTCGCGCGGCTACATCGTCAACGCGCAGATCGGCGGCGCCTTCCTGCCCGTGCTGACGGACGAGAAATTCGTGCGCCTCTACACGCGCGCCCTCGCCTACAAGCCGGTCGGCGACGCCGGCACCTTGATCGTGCGCGGCGAATTCGGCGCGGTCGGCTCGAAGGACAAGAACGGCGTGCCATCGACGTTCCTGTTCCGCGCCGGCGGCGACCAGTCCGTGCGCGGCTACGGCTACCAGCAGCTGGGCGTGCCGGTCGGTTCCGCCATCACGGGCGGCCGCTACCTGCTCACCGGCAGCGCCGAATACGATTACTGGTTCAAGCCGCCGTGGGGCGCGGCCGTGTTCTACGACGTCGGCAACGCGGGCGACAACTTCTCCGACCTGAAACCGAAGGTCGGCTACGGCGTCGGTGCGCGCTGGCGCAGCCCCGTCGGCCCGATCAACGTCGACGTCGCCTACGGCAAGGCGGTGCATAAAGTCCGCCTGCATTTCTCACTGGGATTCACGTTCTGATGGAAGCCGATCAACAAACGCCCCAAGCCCCTGTCCCAGTGCGCCGCTGGCCGCGCCGCGTCGGCATCGGCGTGGTCGTCGTCGGCGTCGTGCTGGGCGGCGCCGTCTGGTACCTGGGCCGCGAGACCACGCTGCAGATGATCGCCCAGCGCGTCGCCAACGCCAGCGGCGGCAAGCTGACCCTGTCCGGCGTCTCCGGCTCGCTGTACGGCCACATGCACATCGGCCACGTCGTGTTCCGCACCGAGACGTCCGTCACGACCGCGGACGACATCGACATCGACTGGAAGCCCTGGCAATACCTGTCGCGCGGCGTGGAAATCGACAAGCTGTACGCCCGCGTGGTGCGCGTGGAGACGCTGAAGGAATCGACGGAACCGACGACGATGCCCACGCGGCTCGCGCCGCCTTTCAAGATTGCGGTGGAGGATGCGCGCCTCGCGAAGGCCGTCTTCGTGAACAAGGGCGCGACGACGGAAATCGACGACATCCGCGCGCGCCTGCACGGCGACAAGGCGCAGTGGAAGCTGGACTACGCGTCCGCGAACACGCCGTGGGGCCAGGTGGCAGCCAAGGGCAGCATCGCCAACACGCTGCCGTATAAACTGGATGCGGATGCGAGCCTGACGCAGTCGCAGCCGGCGGCACCGGCGCAGGCCGAGGCGCCACCGAGCCTGGGTGCGCAGCTGAAGCTGCACGCGTCGGGCGATCTGCAAAAAACCGTCATCGACGCCACCGGCCAGGCCGCGCGCGCACAGGGCAAGGCGCAGATCGTGATGTCGCCGTTCGCGGACATCCCGCTGCAGGCGTTCACGCTCGATGCGCACAACATCGACCCCGGCTTCTTCAACCCGACCCTGCCCAGCGCAGACCTGAACCTGGCCGTGTCGGTCCGGCTCGACCCGAACCGCAATATCGCGGGTTCCGTCAACCTGACGAACGACGGCGCCGTCGGCACGCTCGACCAGCAACGCCTGCCGCTGCGGGCGATGCGCGGCCAACTGGGCGGCAGCCTCACCGCCATGCGCATCACGGACGTGCTGATCGACGTGGGCAGCGCCGGCCGTTTCACGGGCAGCGGCAGCGTCCAGCGCGGTCCCGACGAAACAGGCCTCGGCACGGCGGAATTCGCGCTGCACACGGACCGCTTCGACCTGAAGCAGGTCCACGGCAGCATGAAGCCGACGCAGATCGCGGGCGATATCAAGGTCGCCAACACGAAGGACACGCAGACGCTGGACGTCAACCTGTCGGACGCCGGCCTGCGCCTCGCCGCGCAAGCCGCACTGGCCGGCGACGTGCTCACGGTGCGCGACGCGCGCCTCTCTGCCGGCAAGAGCAGCGTGCGCATCACGGGCAATGCAAACCTCAAGGACAACAAGCCGTTCAAGGCCAATGCCGTCGTCAGTAAATTCAATCCGGCGGATTTCGGCAAGTTCCCGCAGGCCGACATCAATGCCGAGATCAACGCGGCCGGCGCGCTCGCCCCGCAGTGGAAGGTCGCGGCCGATTTCGCCGTGCGTCCGAGCCGGCTGTTCGACCAGCCGCTGTCGGGCCGCGGCAAGCTCGATGCGGACGCCACGCACGTGCACGACGTCGATGCGACGCTGGCGCTGGGCCAGAACACGGTCGATTTGCGCGGCGCGTTCGGCAAGCCGGGCGAACGGCTGACGTGGAAGGTCGACGGCAAGCAGCTCTCGGCACTGCGCAGCGACCTGTATGGCGCCGTGCTCGCGAGCGGCGTCGTCACCGGGACGATGGAAGCGCCGCGCACGACGTTCGAAGTCGACGCGCGCAACCTCGGCTGGGTGCCGCGCGAAAAGAAGAACGACAATGGGTCCGTGCATGCGAGCGGCGAGGCCTGGCTGTCCGGCAAGGAAGGCGCGCGCATCGTCGAGGTCACGGCCAAGGGCGACATGCAGCGCCTGAACCCGGCCGCCTTCGGCTCGCCGCTGGCCGGCAGCATCAACGGCGGCTTCACGGCCAGCGGCCGCACGGGCGCGAACATGGGCGGCGCCATCGACCTGGCGCTGCAGGATTCGACCTTGTCGAAATCGCCGCTGTGGGGTCACGCGAAGCTCGCGGCGGACAAGCGCCACGTGTCGAACGCCGACGTCGACCTGCACCTGGGCGGCAACGTCGTCGCGGCGAAGGGCGCGTTCGGCAGCGGGCGCGACACGCTGAACTGGCGCATCGATGCACCGCAACTGGCCGCGCTCGGCCCGGACTTCGCCGGTGCGCTGAGCGGGTCCGGCACCCTGTCAGGCACGATGGACACGCCGTCGCTGACGGCCGCCATCGAAGGCCAGAACATCCGCGTGATGGGCACGCAATCGGTCAAGGCGTTGAAGGCCAGCGCGAACCTGGGCTCGGGCCGCGGCGCCGCCGATCCGCTCGCGCTGGACGTGTCGGTGACGGATTACGCGAGCACGACGACCGATAAGCTGGGCAACGTCAACGAAACGAAGATCGCGTCCGCGCACCTAGCGTCGACGGGCACGCGCGGCGCGCACACGATCCAGGCCGCCGCACGCGGCGATAGCTTCGATGCCGCGCTGGCCGTGCACGGCGGCCTGACAGGCAACACGTGGAACGGCACCGTCGACGCGCTGAAGAACAGCGGCCGCTATGCGCTGACGCTCGCCGCGCCGACGCCCTTGCGCATTGCGGGCGCGCCCGGCAGCGGTCTCGCGGGCCTGGCGAAACCGGAGCAGATCGCCCTCAGCGGTGCGACGATCCGGCTGCCGGCGGGCTCCGTCACGATCGACTCGCTCGCGAAGATCGGTCCGCGCTGGAACACGCGCGGCAGCGCCACCGGCGTACCGATGAACTATCTGGCGCAAGCGTCGGACGCCATGCGCCAGAACGTGCGCGGCGATTTGACGCTCGGCGCACAATGGGCGATCGACCTGCGTGCGCCCACCGCAACCGGCGCCGTGCCTCAGCTCGCGGGCAACGTGCACGTGTTCCGCGAAAAGGGAGATCTGATCGCGGGCGACATCTCGCCGATCGCGCTGGGACTGCGCCAGCTTGACCTGCGCGCGGACGTCGCCGGCGGCGCGCTGCGCAGCCAGCTCGCGCTGGACGGCACGCGCATCGGCACGGCCAATGTGGACGCCACCGCCCAGCTCCTGCAGGGCCGCGTCGACAACGACAGCCCGTTGAAACTGACGGCGAATGCGAACCTCGCGTCGCTGTCGTGGGTGTCGCCGCTGCTCGGCCAGCCGGGCCTGGAAGTGGACGGCGCGCTGCGCCTCGCGATCAACGGCACCGGCACTGTCGGCGCGCCTCTGCTTTCCGGCGGCATCGAAGGCGACGGCCTCGCCGTGCGCTGGCCGGACCAGGGTGTCCGCCTGCGCAACGGCCAGCTGCGCGCGCAGCTCGCCGGCGACCAGCTG includes:
- a CDS encoding translocation/assembly module TamB domain-containing protein → MEADQQTPQAPVPVRRWPRRVGIGVVVVGVVLGGAVWYLGRETTLQMIAQRVANASGGKLTLSGVSGSLYGHMHIGHVVFRTETSVTTADDIDIDWKPWQYLSRGVEIDKLYARVVRVETLKESTEPTTMPTRLAPPFKIAVEDARLAKAVFVNKGATTEIDDIRARLHGDKAQWKLDYASANTPWGQVAAKGSIANTLPYKLDADASLTQSQPAAPAQAEAPPSLGAQLKLHASGDLQKTVIDATGQAARAQGKAQIVMSPFADIPLQAFTLDAHNIDPGFFNPTLPSADLNLAVSVRLDPNRNIAGSVNLTNDGAVGTLDQQRLPLRAMRGQLGGSLTAMRITDVLIDVGSAGRFTGSGSVQRGPDETGLGTAEFALHTDRFDLKQVHGSMKPTQIAGDIKVANTKDTQTLDVNLSDAGLRLAAQAALAGDVLTVRDARLSAGKSSVRITGNANLKDNKPFKANAVVSKFNPADFGKFPQADINAEINAAGALAPQWKVAADFAVRPSRLFDQPLSGRGKLDADATHVHDVDATLALGQNTVDLRGAFGKPGERLTWKVDGKQLSALRSDLYGAVLASGVVTGTMEAPRTTFEVDARNLGWVPREKKNDNGSVHASGEAWLSGKEGARIVEVTAKGDMQRLNPAAFGSPLAGSINGGFTASGRTGANMGGAIDLALQDSTLSKSPLWGHAKLAADKRHVSNADVDLHLGGNVVAAKGAFGSGRDTLNWRIDAPQLAALGPDFAGALSGSGTLSGTMDTPSLTAAIEGQNIRVMGTQSVKALKASANLGSGRGAADPLALDVSVTDYASTTTDKLGNVNETKIASAHLASTGTRGAHTIQAAARGDSFDAALAVHGGLTGNTWNGTVDALKNSGRYALTLAAPTPLRIAGAPGSGLAGLAKPEQIALSGATIRLPAGSVTIDSLAKIGPRWNTRGSATGVPMNYLAQASDAMRQNVRGDLTLGAQWAIDLRAPTATGAVPQLAGNVHVFREKGDLIAGDISPIALGLRQLDLRADVAGGALRSQLALDGTRIGTANVDATAQLLQGRVDNDSPLKLTANANLASLSWVSPLLGQPGLEVDGALRLAINGTGTVGAPLLSGGIEGDGLAVRWPDQGVRLRNGQLRAQLAGDQLQLQRLTLEGNSGRATADGFVRFAGGEATMNLKLVADKLEALSRPDRTVVLSGQASVVRDARQFRVEGNFKADRALVELAPQDRPTISDDVIVLGRGNAAPATAKKETAVPLTIDLTADLGDDFHLRGMGADAYLAGNVHVLKVGDRAPRINGTVRTVSGTYAAYGQRLTIDRGVITFSGPYDNPSLDILAVRKRPDGEQVSETNVEAGVQVRGTALAPTAKLVSTPNVSDSDKLSWLVLGHGMEATTGNEADVLSAAAGALLGGKGGTGGITSKLANSLGVDELGVRQGAGQASGLENTVVTVGKRISSRLYLSFEQGAATASSVVRVRYKINPRITLQLQTGTNTALDVLYSWAFD